CCAAGCATCTTGTTCGTCTACATTTCCAAGTCTCATGTTGTTTGTATCTAGTTTCGTCTTTATcatcatgtgtttatttgctgctcAGGTTCCTTGGGAAAGCCCGGGTGGTgcagcttaaaggggaattccatcatttTTCCTAAATGTCTCTATAGCCAAGTGGTTAAGATCCTCTATCACAAAACTATCGCACATttacaccactgtgaacaatccacgtgactttgtttacacgcattaattttattttcataggtatggagccccgctggtgacatcctgtatgaataaaaataatgtgtgcccACGACAAGGTGTGGGAACGACATAATTAAGTCGGTTCGCTTAGAAACGGTAGAACGGGTCCCACACCATCTTAGCAACAGCCTTACGTCATACTTACGCGCCTGGGTCCTACTCTGACCACGTGGTTCACGCAAAGTCAAGCGAGCACCCCGGAGAGCCGGACTGGGGATGACGGACAGACAGAGCTTGAGCTGCAGGCCCCGCATCGATCAGACTGTCTGAAGACTCTTCCTGAAAATGAACAGTGTGGGCGAAGGCTGCACGGAGCTGAAGCGGGAATACGACCAGTGCTTCAACCGCTGGTTCGCTGAGAAGTTCCTGAAGGGAGATCGGAGCGGCGATCCCTGCACGGAGATGTTCAAGAAGTACCAGTCCTGTGTTCAGGTACGTCTCCAGCACTAACCTCTGTGTTAATTCGGCGTTGATGGCCGTGTCTCGGTGTCCTcagagccccccccccccccagaatGAAGCTGCTGGATGTTTTTCCCCTCAGAGGTGAACATCTTGACTCTTGATGTTCTGATTTAGACCCAGTAAAGGCCCTGAGCTAAAGCTAAGAGAAGCCTTTAGGTCTGAACGCGTAAACTAAACCAGAATATATGCTGCGTAGCTCAAGGTGACGATTTAAACACCAGATCGGCTACatgaaaggggaactccaccggtTTTCGAAAAATCCGCAGAACTAAATGGTTGTAAAcggtcattcacagtggtttgttATGAAAAGCTTCGCTCTggagaaacatacagagagacgtccacctctaaaagctcccccaaTAAAGGTgattacatgaagtggttatatatctgctgcctgatgtctatcactattttaccatcatcaccacaTAAGAGAACCCAGAAGGCAGGTGTAGGTTCCCTGGtgcttttggatagtaaataaaatggctacatctgtgttgtagacatggtgacccctggttcttgtcaccaccaccgtaaagaaatcggtatgtttctctacaaggaaccatttcacatcaaaccactctgaatgacacttTAGATCTCAAGGACTGAACTATTTTAGAAATGttgagttcccctttaaaatggTTCAAACCAAGTTTAGCAGCCACACTTACTAACCATAATAGATTTTCTCAGAAACCTTTCTGAGACGTTGTATATATTGCTATTTGTGAATAACTCATAGTTTTGCATAAGAAGCTTTAGTAAAAAGCGTAGCTTCGCTGAGTCTCAGAGGTGAGTTAGTAAGAGATGTGGCTACGTTGTTGTCAGGAGGTGTGGTCATAAGCTGTCCAAGACATTCAGACAGTGAGCAGgctaaaggggaatttcactgatttgtccttttttctgcataattcagtcattaagatgtaaacagtggcgttcagagtggtttgatatgaaatggtatGTTGCAGAGAAATTTCAAACAGACCTTTTGGTCTCCTGGGAAAAGCTTTTCGTGCATGTGAATGGTCGGCAAAAGAGGGAGAaactctctcccacagaaaccacctgaaatgccttgttggaattccagcccttctcctttgttacaagatgacATAATCTTGTAACACAGT
The DNA window shown above is from Pygocentrus nattereri isolate fPygNat1 chromosome 18, fPygNat1.pri, whole genome shotgun sequence and carries:
- the triap1 gene encoding TP53-regulated inhibitor of apoptosis 1, whose translation is MNSVGEGCTELKREYDQCFNRWFAEKFLKGDRSGDPCTEMFKKYQSCVQKAIKEKDIPIDGVEFMGPNKEKPGS